In Kaistella faecalis, a genomic segment contains:
- a CDS encoding DUF3987 domain-containing protein: MKQTKNIFNPKEWLNSDIPEQQTTIHQQSKTGSKFDEVEELVKMIEDKRTDLTSTYEDWRNIGFALAEEFGENGRDFFLRLGRFHPKYNESEANKQFSSCLKSGGSGVSLKSLFFRAKNAGINISLNRVVKDSANDHSRKNGDMSGEFTDEVAKSLPVQLPTFPESLFPQLPEFLKKVVAVSASDEERDILLLGSITAISGCLPKLFGIYDGRKVHPNLFLFITAQASAGKGRLIHCRQLVNLIHKELRDQAKILKQRYEVEMAQYNAEKGKNENAEKPAKPPERMLFIPANNSSTGAYQLLGDSDGRGIIFETEGDTLAQAFKSDYGNYSDGFRKAFHHETISYYRRTDREYVDIDNPCLSTVLSGTPQQIAALIPSAENGLFSRFMFYSMNVRPVWKNVFESATDNGLEAYFDDLGFDFYNLYGMLLKQPEIQFTLTTEQQIRFNHEFTEIQKMYTSLKGLDYMASVRRLGLIAFRICMILSVLRIMETGEVQEKMICGEKDFNTALALIKVLVKHSAKVFSDLPQETKAPKRMNRKERFLGDLPRNFSRQKYLEVAAQHGIPGKTAEGYIATFKKDGLLHHEGQDDYINLTVEEVKESEETGDG; the protein is encoded by the coding sequence ATGAAACAGACAAAGAATATATTTAATCCAAAGGAATGGCTGAACAGTGACATTCCTGAACAGCAGACGACAATACATCAGCAATCCAAAACAGGATCAAAATTTGATGAGGTGGAGGAGTTGGTAAAAATGATTGAAGACAAAAGAACAGATCTCACTTCCACTTATGAGGACTGGCGGAACATCGGTTTTGCCCTGGCTGAAGAATTTGGCGAGAATGGCAGGGATTTCTTCCTTCGCCTGGGCAGGTTCCATCCAAAATACAACGAAAGCGAAGCAAATAAACAGTTCAGCAGTTGCCTAAAATCGGGCGGAAGTGGCGTTTCACTGAAATCCCTTTTCTTTAGGGCAAAGAATGCCGGTATCAATATTTCCCTGAACAGAGTGGTTAAAGATTCCGCTAATGACCATAGCAGGAAAAATGGCGACATGAGCGGGGAGTTTACCGATGAGGTTGCAAAGTCCCTTCCGGTGCAGCTTCCAACTTTCCCCGAATCCTTGTTTCCGCAGCTTCCTGAATTCCTTAAAAAAGTGGTCGCGGTTTCCGCTTCAGATGAGGAACGGGATATACTACTGCTCGGCAGCATTACGGCAATAAGTGGATGCCTTCCGAAACTTTTCGGAATATACGACGGCAGGAAAGTACACCCCAATCTTTTCCTCTTTATCACCGCCCAGGCTTCAGCCGGAAAAGGTCGGCTCATTCACTGCAGGCAGTTGGTGAATCTAATCCATAAAGAATTACGGGATCAGGCAAAAATACTGAAGCAACGGTATGAAGTGGAAATGGCGCAGTACAATGCGGAGAAAGGAAAGAACGAGAATGCGGAGAAACCGGCAAAACCACCTGAAAGAATGCTCTTCATTCCGGCAAACAATTCCTCTACCGGTGCCTACCAGTTATTGGGAGATAGCGATGGAAGGGGGATCATATTTGAAACCGAAGGCGATACACTTGCTCAGGCCTTCAAAAGCGATTATGGCAATTACAGCGATGGATTCCGCAAGGCGTTTCACCACGAGACCATTTCCTATTACCGCCGCACAGACCGCGAGTATGTGGATATCGATAATCCATGTTTGTCCACAGTCTTGTCGGGAACGCCCCAGCAGATCGCGGCCCTGATTCCCAGTGCGGAAAATGGGTTGTTCTCCAGGTTTATGTTTTATTCGATGAATGTGCGCCCGGTCTGGAAGAATGTTTTTGAATCTGCTACCGACAATGGTTTGGAAGCTTACTTTGATGATTTGGGATTCGATTTCTACAACTTGTATGGAATGCTGCTGAAACAGCCGGAAATACAATTTACTTTAACCACAGAGCAACAGATCAGATTCAATCACGAGTTCACCGAAATACAGAAAATGTACACCAGTCTGAAGGGTTTGGATTACATGGCATCCGTGCGCAGGTTAGGTCTCATAGCCTTCAGGATCTGCATGATACTTTCCGTATTGCGGATTATGGAAACCGGTGAGGTGCAGGAAAAGATGATATGCGGGGAAAAGGATTTCAACACAGCTTTGGCGTTGATAAAAGTGCTGGTAAAACATTCCGCGAAGGTATTCAGTGACCTACCTCAGGAAACAAAAGCACCGAAGCGCATGAACCGGAAGGAAAGGTTCCTGGGTGACTTGCCCCGCAACTTCAGCAGACAGAAATATCTCGAAGTGGCAGCGCAGCATGGAATTCCCGGCAAAACCGCGGAAGGCTATATTGCTACATTTAAGAAAGACGGTTTACTTCATCACGAGGGGCAGGATGATTATATAAATCTGACAGTTGAGGAAGTCAAGGAAAGCGAGGAAACTGGGGACGGTTAA